The Equus caballus isolate H_3958 breed thoroughbred chromosome 13, TB-T2T, whole genome shotgun sequence genome includes a window with the following:
- the TBL2 gene encoding transducin beta-like protein 2 isoform X3 yields the protein MDFSSNGKYLATCADDRTVRIWSTKDFLQREHRSMRANVELDHATLVRFSPDCRAFIVWLANGDTLRVFKMTKREDGGYTFTATPEDFPKKHKAPIINIAIADTGKFIMTASSDTTILIWNLKGQVLSTINTNQMNNIHAAISPCSRFVASCGFTPDVKVWEVCFGKKGDFQEVVRAFELKGHSAAVLFFAFSNDSRRMASVSKDGTWKLWDTDVEYKKQQDPYLLRTGRFEEASTMPCRLALSPDAQVLALASGSSIHLYNTRRGEEEEHFEQVHGECVAGLSFDVTGRLLASCGDRAVRLFHNTPGHRAVVEEMQGLLKRASNESTRQRLQQQLSQAQEALKSLGVLKK from the exons ATGGACTTTAGCAGCAATGGCAAGTACCTGGCCACCTGTGCAGATGACCGCACTGTCCGCATCTGGAGCACCAAGGACTTCCTGCAGCGGGAGCACCGTAGCATGAGAGCCAATGTGGAGCTGGACCATGCCACTTTGGTGCGCTTCAGCCCTGACTGCAG AGCCTTCATTGTCTGGCTGGCCAATGGAGACACCCTCCGTGTCTTCAAGATGACCAAGCGAGAGGATGGGGGCTATACCTTCACGGCCACCCCAGAGGACTTTCCTAAAAAGCACAAGGCACCCATCATCAACATCGCCATTGCTGACACAG gGAAGTTCATCATGACTGCTTCCAGTGACACGACTATCCTCATCTGGAATCTGAAAGGTCAAGTGTTGTCTACCATCAACACCAACCAGATGAACAATATACATGCTGCTATATCCCCTTGTAGCAG GTTTGTGGCCTCATGTGGCTTCACTCCGGATGTAAAAGTTTGGGAAGTCTGCTTTGGCAAAAAAGGGGACTTCCAAGAGGTTGTGCGAGCTTTTGAACTGAAAGGCCACTCAGCAGCTGTCCTCTTCTTCGCTTTCTCCAATGATTCCCGGAG GATGGCCTCTGTCTCCAAGGATGGCACATGGAAACTGTGGGACACAGACGTGGAATACAAGAAGCAGCAGGACCCCTACTTGCTGAGGACAGGCCGCTTTGAAGAGGCAAGCACCATGCCATGCCGCCTGGCACTGTCCCCTGACGCCCAGGTCTTGGCCTTGGCCAGTGGCAGCAGTATTCATCTCTACAACACCCGgcggggtgaggaggaggagcacTTTGAGCAGGTCCATGGGGAGTGCGTCGCTGGCCTGTCCTTTGACGTCACTGGCCGGCTCCTGGCCTCCTGTGGGGACCGGGCAGTGCGGCTCTTCCACAACACCCCCGGCCACCGGGCGGTGGTGGAGGAAATGCAGGGCCTCCTGAAGCGGGCGTCCAACGAGAGCACCCGCCAGAGGCTGCAGCAGCAGCTGAGCCAGGCCCAAGAGGCCCTGAAGAGCCTGGGTGTCTTGAAGAAATGA
- the TBL2 gene encoding transducin beta-like protein 2 isoform X2: MELPQIPELMGLSLLLGLLALMATAAVARGWLRAEEETCGGSAGQKANGLPLDKSSRSKKQKQHQRIRKEKPQQHNFTHRLLAAALKSHSGNISCMDFSSNGKYLATCADDRTVRIWSTKDFLQREHRSMRANVELDHATLVRFSPDCRAFIVWLANGDTLRVFKMTKREDGGYTFTATPEDFPKKHKAPIINIAIADTGKFIMTASSDTTILIWNLKGQVLSTINTNQMNNIHAAISPCSRFVASCGFTPDVKVWEVCFGKKGDFQEVVRAFELKGHSAAVLFFAFSNDSRRMASVSKDGTWKLWDTDVEYKKQQDPYLLRTGRFEEASTMPCRLALSPDAQVLALASGSSIHLYNTRRGEEEEHFEQVHGECVAGLSFDVTGRLLASCGDRAVRLFHNTPGHRAVVEEMQGLLKRASNESTRQRLQQQLSQAQEALKSLGVLKK; this comes from the exons ATGGAGCTGCCGCAGATCCCGGAGCTGATGGGGCTGTCGCTCTTGCTCGGGTTGCTGGCCCTGATGGCGACGGCCGCGGTAGCGCGGGGTTGGCTGCGCGCGGAGGAGGAGACATGCGGCGGGTCGGCGG GCCAAAAAGCAAATGGACTTCCCCTTGACAAGTCCTCGAGATCCAAGAAGCAGAAACAGCATCAGCGAATTCGCAAGGAGAAACCTCAACAACACAACTTCACCCATCGCCTCTTGGCTGCGGCACTGAAG AGCCACAGTGGGAACATATCTTGCATGGACTTTAGCAGCAATGGCAAGTACCTGGCCACCTGTGCAGATGACCGCACTGTCCGCATCTGGAGCACCAAGGACTTCCTGCAGCGGGAGCACCGTAGCATGAGAGCCAATGTGGAGCTGGACCATGCCACTTTGGTGCGCTTCAGCCCTGACTGCAG AGCCTTCATTGTCTGGCTGGCCAATGGAGACACCCTCCGTGTCTTCAAGATGACCAAGCGAGAGGATGGGGGCTATACCTTCACGGCCACCCCAGAGGACTTTCCTAAAAAGCACAAGGCACCCATCATCAACATCGCCATTGCTGACACAG gGAAGTTCATCATGACTGCTTCCAGTGACACGACTATCCTCATCTGGAATCTGAAAGGTCAAGTGTTGTCTACCATCAACACCAACCAGATGAACAATATACATGCTGCTATATCCCCTTGTAGCAG GTTTGTGGCCTCATGTGGCTTCACTCCGGATGTAAAAGTTTGGGAAGTCTGCTTTGGCAAAAAAGGGGACTTCCAAGAGGTTGTGCGAGCTTTTGAACTGAAAGGCCACTCAGCAGCTGTCCTCTTCTTCGCTTTCTCCAATGATTCCCGGAG GATGGCCTCTGTCTCCAAGGATGGCACATGGAAACTGTGGGACACAGACGTGGAATACAAGAAGCAGCAGGACCCCTACTTGCTGAGGACAGGCCGCTTTGAAGAGGCAAGCACCATGCCATGCCGCCTGGCACTGTCCCCTGACGCCCAGGTCTTGGCCTTGGCCAGTGGCAGCAGTATTCATCTCTACAACACCCGgcggggtgaggaggaggagcacTTTGAGCAGGTCCATGGGGAGTGCGTCGCTGGCCTGTCCTTTGACGTCACTGGCCGGCTCCTGGCCTCCTGTGGGGACCGGGCAGTGCGGCTCTTCCACAACACCCCCGGCCACCGGGCGGTGGTGGAGGAAATGCAGGGCCTCCTGAAGCGGGCGTCCAACGAGAGCACCCGCCAGAGGCTGCAGCAGCAGCTGAGCCAGGCCCAAGAGGCCCTGAAGAGCCTGGGTGTCTTGAAGAAATGA
- the TBL2 gene encoding transducin beta-like protein 2 isoform X1, with translation MRRVGGSVGRGRGGAAAGTALPPPGWSDLRGCRGPLSFSSGERSFASRDDVPPRGLVARRPEAQWEAASRAAAVGGRAPASARALRGPCELASALLGQKANGLPLDKSSRSKKQKQHQRIRKEKPQQHNFTHRLLAAALKSHSGNISCMDFSSNGKYLATCADDRTVRIWSTKDFLQREHRSMRANVELDHATLVRFSPDCRAFIVWLANGDTLRVFKMTKREDGGYTFTATPEDFPKKHKAPIINIAIADTGKFIMTASSDTTILIWNLKGQVLSTINTNQMNNIHAAISPCSRFVASCGFTPDVKVWEVCFGKKGDFQEVVRAFELKGHSAAVLFFAFSNDSRRMASVSKDGTWKLWDTDVEYKKQQDPYLLRTGRFEEASTMPCRLALSPDAQVLALASGSSIHLYNTRRGEEEEHFEQVHGECVAGLSFDVTGRLLASCGDRAVRLFHNTPGHRAVVEEMQGLLKRASNESTRQRLQQQLSQAQEALKSLGVLKK, from the exons ATGCGGCGGGTCGGCGGGTcagtggggcgggggcggggaggggccgcCGCGGGGACCGCGCTCCCGCCTCCGGGGTGGTCCGACCTGCGAGGGTGCCGGGGACCGCTCAGTTTCTCCTCGGGTGAAAGGAGCTTCGCTTCCCGGGACGACGTGCCGCCTCGCGGGCTGGTCGCGCGCCGTCCGGAGGCCCAGTGGGAAGCGGCGTCCCGCGCTGCCGCTGTCGGTGGCCGAGCCCCGGCCTCTGCCCGGGCCCTGCGAGGGCCCTGCGAACTCGCAAGCGCACTGCTAG GCCAAAAAGCAAATGGACTTCCCCTTGACAAGTCCTCGAGATCCAAGAAGCAGAAACAGCATCAGCGAATTCGCAAGGAGAAACCTCAACAACACAACTTCACCCATCGCCTCTTGGCTGCGGCACTGAAG AGCCACAGTGGGAACATATCTTGCATGGACTTTAGCAGCAATGGCAAGTACCTGGCCACCTGTGCAGATGACCGCACTGTCCGCATCTGGAGCACCAAGGACTTCCTGCAGCGGGAGCACCGTAGCATGAGAGCCAATGTGGAGCTGGACCATGCCACTTTGGTGCGCTTCAGCCCTGACTGCAG AGCCTTCATTGTCTGGCTGGCCAATGGAGACACCCTCCGTGTCTTCAAGATGACCAAGCGAGAGGATGGGGGCTATACCTTCACGGCCACCCCAGAGGACTTTCCTAAAAAGCACAAGGCACCCATCATCAACATCGCCATTGCTGACACAG gGAAGTTCATCATGACTGCTTCCAGTGACACGACTATCCTCATCTGGAATCTGAAAGGTCAAGTGTTGTCTACCATCAACACCAACCAGATGAACAATATACATGCTGCTATATCCCCTTGTAGCAG GTTTGTGGCCTCATGTGGCTTCACTCCGGATGTAAAAGTTTGGGAAGTCTGCTTTGGCAAAAAAGGGGACTTCCAAGAGGTTGTGCGAGCTTTTGAACTGAAAGGCCACTCAGCAGCTGTCCTCTTCTTCGCTTTCTCCAATGATTCCCGGAG GATGGCCTCTGTCTCCAAGGATGGCACATGGAAACTGTGGGACACAGACGTGGAATACAAGAAGCAGCAGGACCCCTACTTGCTGAGGACAGGCCGCTTTGAAGAGGCAAGCACCATGCCATGCCGCCTGGCACTGTCCCCTGACGCCCAGGTCTTGGCCTTGGCCAGTGGCAGCAGTATTCATCTCTACAACACCCGgcggggtgaggaggaggagcacTTTGAGCAGGTCCATGGGGAGTGCGTCGCTGGCCTGTCCTTTGACGTCACTGGCCGGCTCCTGGCCTCCTGTGGGGACCGGGCAGTGCGGCTCTTCCACAACACCCCCGGCCACCGGGCGGTGGTGGAGGAAATGCAGGGCCTCCTGAAGCGGGCGTCCAACGAGAGCACCCGCCAGAGGCTGCAGCAGCAGCTGAGCCAGGCCCAAGAGGCCCTGAAGAGCCTGGGTGTCTTGAAGAAATGA